The proteins below are encoded in one region of Engraulis encrasicolus isolate BLACKSEA-1 chromosome 1, IST_EnEncr_1.0, whole genome shotgun sequence:
- the LOC134453800 gene encoding complement C3-like isoform X2, whose amino-acid sequence MDGRMNKHFGMQQVVMEVWLVVAILYLPTLTQCSPLFVMSAPNPLRVGAPEKVFVEAQDYAGGAFDITVRVKDFPFKTKLLAEQTLQLSQNNNYQALAEITIPMGDGVFDDDRGVNQYMYLIAQFPGKVMERVVLVSFQSGYIFVQTDKTIYTPSSTVRYRIYSLDVSMKPSEEPVTVDVVDAEGAVVSREDLTPHKGVCSGDYKLQAFGSTGTWTIVTRFKSTPQNNFTYNFEVKNYVLPQVEIMLSLQKSHFYIDDEELMVNITARYLNGMEVTGAAFIEFSLQHLETDHRSVAVATQRVKINGGMGHAAMTRQHLLQVSPGTDGIQHLTGALIHVNVTVVSQTGYETAHANSGIQIVTSPYTLHFKKTHTYFKPGLLFDVMLLVRNVDGSPAEGVQMQLSNRKSSDDITGTTGSNGLVKLTVNTDIADSSLAITATTKDPDLIDERQARQSMTAFPYESTTGSKNYLHIGISDTELMLGDQVKVDLIVKRSPGVENQDLTYLILSKGHLLQAERIKSQGQSVVSLSLTVTKDMAPSFRIVAYYHVGSSEVVSDSVWVDVKDTCIGKLVVKQSGPGEVYFQTRLEITGDPGAKVGLVAVDKGVYILNNKHRLSQTKIWDVIERQDTGCTAGSGENSMEVFYDAGLLFETSTAGGTNSRTGYRCPSHQRRQRSLEDDDKDAVIDILDDVIPRSHFQESFFWSMEQLPICAYGEQNCSVSVTRDITVTEGLSGWVISAVSLSEASGLCVADPIEISRTKALFTLDLKVPAFSKCNEQLEVMAILHNPEDEDIKSHIQMC is encoded by the exons atggacggacggatgaaCAAACATTTTGGTATGCAgcaggtggtgatggaggtgtggCTGGTTGTTGCCATCCTCTATCTTCCCACTCTCACGCAATGCAGCCCACT GTTTGTAATGTCGGCTCCTAACCCGCTGAGGGTGGGCGCCCCAGAGAAGGTGTTTGTGGAGGCACAGGATTACGCTGGAGGTGCTTTTGACATCACAGTCAGGGTGAAAGACTTCCCATTCAAGACCAAGCTGTTGGCCGAGCAGACATTACAGCTAAGCCAGAACAACAACTATCAAGCACTGGCAGAAATCACA ATCCCGATGGGAGATGGTGTCTTCGATGACGACAGAGGCGTAAACCAGTATATGTATCTGATAGCCCAGTTTCCAGGGAAGGTGATGGAGAGAGTGGTGCTGGTGTCTTTCCAGTCCGGATACATCTTTGTACAGACTGACAAGACCATATACACACCATCCAGCACTG TTCGCTATAGAATCTACAGCCTGGATGTCTCCATGAAACCTTCAGAAGAGCCAGTAACTGTGGATGTAGTG GATGCGGAAGGGGCAGTAGTAAGCCGGGAGGATTTGACCCCACACAAGGGTGTCTGCTCAGGAGATTACAAACTTCAAGCCTTCGGCAG CACTGGGACATGGACAATTGTGACTAGATTCAAAAGTACACCACAGAATAACTTCACTTACAACTTTGAGGTGAAGAACTATG TCCTGCCCCAAGTGGAGATTATGCTGTCACTTCAGAAGTCCCATTTCTACATCGACGATGAGGAACTCATGGTGAATATCACTGCCAG GTACTTGAACGGGATGGAGGTGACTGGTGCTGCCTTCATTGAGTTTTCATTGCAACATCTGGAGACAGACCACAGGAGTGTAGCAGTAGCAACTCAGAGAGTGAAG ATCAATGGAGGCATGGGACATGCAGCAATGACAAGACAGCACCTCCTACAGGTGTCTCCTGGTACTGATGGCATACAGCATCTCACTGGAGCACTCATACATGTCAATGTGACCGTGGTTAGCCAAACAG GCTATGAAACAGCACATGCTAACAGTGGCATTCAAATTGTCACATCTCCTTACACCCTTCACTTCAAGAAGACACATACATACTTCAAGCCAGGATTACTATTTGATGTCATG CTGTTGGTGCGCAATGTGGATGGTTCCCCAGCGGAGGGCGTCCAGATGCAACTCTCAAACAGGAAGTCATCAGATGACATCACAGGCACTACAGGAAGTAATGGACTGGTGAAGCTAACGGTCAACACCGACATTGCAGACTCCTCACTGGCCATTACT GCTACAACAAAGGACCCCGATCTCATTGATGAGCGTCAGGCGAGGCAGAGCATGACAGCGTTCCCGTACGAGTCCACGACCGGCTCCAAGAACTACCTACACATCGGCATCAGTGATACTGAGCTCATGCTTGGAGACCAGGTCAAGGTTGACCTGATCGTCAAACGAAGCCCTGGAGTAGAGAACCAAGACCTCACTTACCTT atccTGAGCAAAGGTCATCTCCTGCAGGCAGAGAGGATAAAGTCACAGGGCCAGTCTGTGGTGTCCTTGAGCCTAACAGTGACCAAGGACATGGCCCCCTCCTTCCGCATCGTGGCCTACTACCATGTGGGATCCTCTGAGGTGGTGTCAGACTCAGTCTGGGTGGACGTCAAGGATACATGCATTGGGAAG CTGGTAGTGAAACAATCTGGACCAGGTGAAGTGTACTTTCAAACGCGCCTGGAGATCACTGGAGACCCAGGGGCCAAAGTGGGACTAGTGGCTGTGGACAAGGGCGTCTACATCCTCAACAACAAGCACAGACTCAGCCAGACCAAG ATCTGGGATGTCATTGAGAGACAGGACACTGGCTGCACGGCTGGCAGTGGTGAAAACAGTATGGAGGTTTTCTACGACGCTGGGCTACTATTTGAGACCAGTACCGCGGGAGGAACCAACTCACGAACAG GCTATCGCTGCCCCTCTCATCAAAGAAGACAACGCTCTCTTGAAG ATGATGACAAAGATGCAGTAATAGACATCTTGGATGACGTAATTCCGCGATCACACTTCCAGGAAAGCTTCTTTTGGAGCATGGAGCAGCTGCCAATATGTGCCTATGGTGAACAAAACTG CAGTGTGTCTGTGACTAGGGACATCACCGTGACTGAGGGCCTCTCCGGCTGGGTCATCTCAGCAGTCAGTCTCTCAGAGGCAAGTG GCCTTTGTGTTGCGGACCCCATTGAGATCAGCAGGACGAAGGCCCTGTTCACGCTGGACCTGAAGGTTCCTGCGTTCTCTAAATGCAACGAGCAGCTGGAGGTTATGGCCATCCTGCACAACCCAGAGGATGAAGATATCAAG AGCCACATACAGATGTGCTGA
- the LOC134453800 gene encoding complement C3-like isoform X4 yields MDGRMNKHFGMQQVVMEVWLVVAILYLPTLTQCSPLFVMSAPNPLRVGAPEKVFVEAQDYAGGAFDITVRVKDFPFKTKLLAEQTLQLSQNNNYQALAEITIPMGDGVFDDDRGVNQYMYLIAQFPGKVMERVVLVSFQSGYIFVQTDKTIYTPSSTVRYRIYSLDVSMKPSEEPVTVDVVDAEGAVVSREDLTPHKGVCSGDYKLQAFGSTGTWTIVTRFKSTPQNNFTYNFEVKNYVLPQVEIMLSLQKSHFYIDDEELMVNITARYLNGMEVTGAAFIEFSLQHLETDHRSVAVATQRVKINGGMGHAAMTRQHLLQVSPGTDGIQHLTGALIHVNVTVVSQTGYETAHANSGIQIVTSPYTLHFKKTHTYFKPGLLFDVMLLVRNVDGSPAEGVQMQLSNRKSSDDITGTTGSNGLVKLTVNTDIADSSLAITATTKDPDLIDERQARQSMTAFPYESTTGSKNYLHIGISDTELMLGDQVKVDLIVKRSPGVENQDLTYLILSKGHLLQAERIKSQGQSVVSLSLTVTKDMAPSFRIVAYYHVGSSEVVSDSVWVDVKDTCIGKLVVKQSGPGEVYFQTRLEITGDPGAKVGLVAVDKGVYILNNKHRLSQTKIWDVIERQDTGCTAGSGENSMEVFYDAGLLFETSTAGGTNSRTGYRCPSHQRRQRSLEDDDKDAVIDILDDVIPRSHFQESFFWSMEQLPICAYGEQNCSSVSVTRDITVTEGLSGWVISAVSLSEASGEAFVLRTPLRSAGRRPCSRWT; encoded by the exons atggacggacggatgaaCAAACATTTTGGTATGCAgcaggtggtgatggaggtgtggCTGGTTGTTGCCATCCTCTATCTTCCCACTCTCACGCAATGCAGCCCACT GTTTGTAATGTCGGCTCCTAACCCGCTGAGGGTGGGCGCCCCAGAGAAGGTGTTTGTGGAGGCACAGGATTACGCTGGAGGTGCTTTTGACATCACAGTCAGGGTGAAAGACTTCCCATTCAAGACCAAGCTGTTGGCCGAGCAGACATTACAGCTAAGCCAGAACAACAACTATCAAGCACTGGCAGAAATCACA ATCCCGATGGGAGATGGTGTCTTCGATGACGACAGAGGCGTAAACCAGTATATGTATCTGATAGCCCAGTTTCCAGGGAAGGTGATGGAGAGAGTGGTGCTGGTGTCTTTCCAGTCCGGATACATCTTTGTACAGACTGACAAGACCATATACACACCATCCAGCACTG TTCGCTATAGAATCTACAGCCTGGATGTCTCCATGAAACCTTCAGAAGAGCCAGTAACTGTGGATGTAGTG GATGCGGAAGGGGCAGTAGTAAGCCGGGAGGATTTGACCCCACACAAGGGTGTCTGCTCAGGAGATTACAAACTTCAAGCCTTCGGCAG CACTGGGACATGGACAATTGTGACTAGATTCAAAAGTACACCACAGAATAACTTCACTTACAACTTTGAGGTGAAGAACTATG TCCTGCCCCAAGTGGAGATTATGCTGTCACTTCAGAAGTCCCATTTCTACATCGACGATGAGGAACTCATGGTGAATATCACTGCCAG GTACTTGAACGGGATGGAGGTGACTGGTGCTGCCTTCATTGAGTTTTCATTGCAACATCTGGAGACAGACCACAGGAGTGTAGCAGTAGCAACTCAGAGAGTGAAG ATCAATGGAGGCATGGGACATGCAGCAATGACAAGACAGCACCTCCTACAGGTGTCTCCTGGTACTGATGGCATACAGCATCTCACTGGAGCACTCATACATGTCAATGTGACCGTGGTTAGCCAAACAG GCTATGAAACAGCACATGCTAACAGTGGCATTCAAATTGTCACATCTCCTTACACCCTTCACTTCAAGAAGACACATACATACTTCAAGCCAGGATTACTATTTGATGTCATG CTGTTGGTGCGCAATGTGGATGGTTCCCCAGCGGAGGGCGTCCAGATGCAACTCTCAAACAGGAAGTCATCAGATGACATCACAGGCACTACAGGAAGTAATGGACTGGTGAAGCTAACGGTCAACACCGACATTGCAGACTCCTCACTGGCCATTACT GCTACAACAAAGGACCCCGATCTCATTGATGAGCGTCAGGCGAGGCAGAGCATGACAGCGTTCCCGTACGAGTCCACGACCGGCTCCAAGAACTACCTACACATCGGCATCAGTGATACTGAGCTCATGCTTGGAGACCAGGTCAAGGTTGACCTGATCGTCAAACGAAGCCCTGGAGTAGAGAACCAAGACCTCACTTACCTT atccTGAGCAAAGGTCATCTCCTGCAGGCAGAGAGGATAAAGTCACAGGGCCAGTCTGTGGTGTCCTTGAGCCTAACAGTGACCAAGGACATGGCCCCCTCCTTCCGCATCGTGGCCTACTACCATGTGGGATCCTCTGAGGTGGTGTCAGACTCAGTCTGGGTGGACGTCAAGGATACATGCATTGGGAAG CTGGTAGTGAAACAATCTGGACCAGGTGAAGTGTACTTTCAAACGCGCCTGGAGATCACTGGAGACCCAGGGGCCAAAGTGGGACTAGTGGCTGTGGACAAGGGCGTCTACATCCTCAACAACAAGCACAGACTCAGCCAGACCAAG ATCTGGGATGTCATTGAGAGACAGGACACTGGCTGCACGGCTGGCAGTGGTGAAAACAGTATGGAGGTTTTCTACGACGCTGGGCTACTATTTGAGACCAGTACCGCGGGAGGAACCAACTCACGAACAG GCTATCGCTGCCCCTCTCATCAAAGAAGACAACGCTCTCTTGAAG ATGATGACAAAGATGCAGTAATAGACATCTTGGATGACGTAATTCCGCGATCACACTTCCAGGAAAGCTTCTTTTGGAGCATGGAGCAGCTGCCAATATGTGCCTATGGTGAACAAAACTG TAGCAGTGTGTCTGTGACTAGGGACATCACCGTGACTGAGGGCCTCTCCGGCTGGGTCATCTCAGCAGTCAGTCTCTCAGAGGCAAGTGGTGAG GCCTTTGTGTTGCGGACCCCATTGAGATCAGCAGGACGAAGGCCCTGTTCACGCTGGACCTGA
- the LOC134453800 gene encoding complement C3-like isoform X5: MDGRMNKHFGMQQVVMEVWLVVAILYLPTLTQCSPLFVMSAPNPLRVGAPEKVFVEAQDYAGGAFDITVRVKDFPFKTKLLAEQTLQLSQNNNYQALAEITIPMGDGVFDDDRGVNQYMYLIAQFPGKVMERVVLVSFQSGYIFVQTDKTIYTPSSTVRYRIYSLDVSMKPSEEPVTVDVVDAEGAVVSREDLTPHKGVCSGDYKLQAFGSTGTWTIVTRFKSTPQNNFTYNFEVKNYVLPQVEIMLSLQKSHFYIDDEELMVNITARYLNGMEVTGAAFIEFSLQHLETDHRSVAVATQRVKINGGMGHAAMTRQHLLQVSPGTDGIQHLTGALIHVNVTVVSQTGYETAHANSGIQIVTSPYTLHFKKTHTYFKPGLLFDVMLLVRNVDGSPAEGVQMQLSNRKSSDDITGTTGSNGLVKLTVNTDIADSSLAITATTKDPDLIDERQARQSMTAFPYESTTGSKNYLHIGISDTELMLGDQVKVDLIVKRSPGVENQDLTYLILSKGHLLQAERIKSQGQSVVSLSLTVTKDMAPSFRIVAYYHVGSSEVVSDSVWVDVKDTCIGKLVVKQSGPGEVYFQTRLEITGDPGAKVGLVAVDKGVYILNNKHRLSQTKIWDVIERQDTGCTAGSGENSMEVFYDAGLLFETSTAGGTNSRTGYRCPSHQRRQRSLEDDDKDAVIDILDDVIPRSHFQESFFWSMEQLPICAYGEQNCSSVSVTRDITVTEGLSGWVISAVSLSEAFVLRTPLRSAGRRPCSRWT; encoded by the exons atggacggacggatgaaCAAACATTTTGGTATGCAgcaggtggtgatggaggtgtggCTGGTTGTTGCCATCCTCTATCTTCCCACTCTCACGCAATGCAGCCCACT GTTTGTAATGTCGGCTCCTAACCCGCTGAGGGTGGGCGCCCCAGAGAAGGTGTTTGTGGAGGCACAGGATTACGCTGGAGGTGCTTTTGACATCACAGTCAGGGTGAAAGACTTCCCATTCAAGACCAAGCTGTTGGCCGAGCAGACATTACAGCTAAGCCAGAACAACAACTATCAAGCACTGGCAGAAATCACA ATCCCGATGGGAGATGGTGTCTTCGATGACGACAGAGGCGTAAACCAGTATATGTATCTGATAGCCCAGTTTCCAGGGAAGGTGATGGAGAGAGTGGTGCTGGTGTCTTTCCAGTCCGGATACATCTTTGTACAGACTGACAAGACCATATACACACCATCCAGCACTG TTCGCTATAGAATCTACAGCCTGGATGTCTCCATGAAACCTTCAGAAGAGCCAGTAACTGTGGATGTAGTG GATGCGGAAGGGGCAGTAGTAAGCCGGGAGGATTTGACCCCACACAAGGGTGTCTGCTCAGGAGATTACAAACTTCAAGCCTTCGGCAG CACTGGGACATGGACAATTGTGACTAGATTCAAAAGTACACCACAGAATAACTTCACTTACAACTTTGAGGTGAAGAACTATG TCCTGCCCCAAGTGGAGATTATGCTGTCACTTCAGAAGTCCCATTTCTACATCGACGATGAGGAACTCATGGTGAATATCACTGCCAG GTACTTGAACGGGATGGAGGTGACTGGTGCTGCCTTCATTGAGTTTTCATTGCAACATCTGGAGACAGACCACAGGAGTGTAGCAGTAGCAACTCAGAGAGTGAAG ATCAATGGAGGCATGGGACATGCAGCAATGACAAGACAGCACCTCCTACAGGTGTCTCCTGGTACTGATGGCATACAGCATCTCACTGGAGCACTCATACATGTCAATGTGACCGTGGTTAGCCAAACAG GCTATGAAACAGCACATGCTAACAGTGGCATTCAAATTGTCACATCTCCTTACACCCTTCACTTCAAGAAGACACATACATACTTCAAGCCAGGATTACTATTTGATGTCATG CTGTTGGTGCGCAATGTGGATGGTTCCCCAGCGGAGGGCGTCCAGATGCAACTCTCAAACAGGAAGTCATCAGATGACATCACAGGCACTACAGGAAGTAATGGACTGGTGAAGCTAACGGTCAACACCGACATTGCAGACTCCTCACTGGCCATTACT GCTACAACAAAGGACCCCGATCTCATTGATGAGCGTCAGGCGAGGCAGAGCATGACAGCGTTCCCGTACGAGTCCACGACCGGCTCCAAGAACTACCTACACATCGGCATCAGTGATACTGAGCTCATGCTTGGAGACCAGGTCAAGGTTGACCTGATCGTCAAACGAAGCCCTGGAGTAGAGAACCAAGACCTCACTTACCTT atccTGAGCAAAGGTCATCTCCTGCAGGCAGAGAGGATAAAGTCACAGGGCCAGTCTGTGGTGTCCTTGAGCCTAACAGTGACCAAGGACATGGCCCCCTCCTTCCGCATCGTGGCCTACTACCATGTGGGATCCTCTGAGGTGGTGTCAGACTCAGTCTGGGTGGACGTCAAGGATACATGCATTGGGAAG CTGGTAGTGAAACAATCTGGACCAGGTGAAGTGTACTTTCAAACGCGCCTGGAGATCACTGGAGACCCAGGGGCCAAAGTGGGACTAGTGGCTGTGGACAAGGGCGTCTACATCCTCAACAACAAGCACAGACTCAGCCAGACCAAG ATCTGGGATGTCATTGAGAGACAGGACACTGGCTGCACGGCTGGCAGTGGTGAAAACAGTATGGAGGTTTTCTACGACGCTGGGCTACTATTTGAGACCAGTACCGCGGGAGGAACCAACTCACGAACAG GCTATCGCTGCCCCTCTCATCAAAGAAGACAACGCTCTCTTGAAG ATGATGACAAAGATGCAGTAATAGACATCTTGGATGACGTAATTCCGCGATCACACTTCCAGGAAAGCTTCTTTTGGAGCATGGAGCAGCTGCCAATATGTGCCTATGGTGAACAAAACTG TAGCAGTGTGTCTGTGACTAGGGACATCACCGTGACTGAGGGCCTCTCCGGCTGGGTCATCTCAGCAGTCAGTCTCTCAGAG GCCTTTGTGTTGCGGACCCCATTGAGATCAGCAGGACGAAGGCCCTGTTCACGCTGGACCTGA
- the LOC134453800 gene encoding complement C3-like isoform X6 gives MDGRMNKHFGMQQVVMEVWLVVAILYLPTLTQCSPLFVMSAPNPLRVGAPEKVFVEAQDYAGGAFDITVRVKDFPFKTKLLAEQTLQLSQNNNYQALAEITIPMGDGVFDDDRGVNQYMYLIAQFPGKVMERVVLVSFQSGYIFVQTDKTIYTPSSTVRYRIYSLDVSMKPSEEPVTVDVVDAEGAVVSREDLTPHKGVCSGDYKLQAFGSTGTWTIVTRFKSTPQNNFTYNFEVKNYVLPQVEIMLSLQKSHFYIDDEELMVNITARYLNGMEVTGAAFIEFSLQHLETDHRSVAVATQRVKINGGMGHAAMTRQHLLQVSPGTDGIQHLTGALIHVNVTVVSQTGYETAHANSGIQIVTSPYTLHFKKTHTYFKPGLLFDVMLLVRNVDGSPAEGVQMQLSNRKSSDDITGTTGSNGLVKLTVNTDIADSSLAITATTKDPDLIDERQARQSMTAFPYESTTGSKNYLHIGISDTELMLGDQVKVDLIVKRSPGVENQDLTYLILSKGHLLQAERIKSQGQSVVSLSLTVTKDMAPSFRIVAYYHVGSSEVVSDSVWVDVKDTCIGKLVVKQSGPGEVYFQTRLEITGDPGAKVGLVAVDKGVYILNNKHRLSQTKIWDVIERQDTGCTAGSGENSMEVFYDAGLLFETSTAGGTNSRTGYRCPSHQRRQRSLEDDDKDAVIDILDDVIPRSHFQESFFWSMEQLPICAYGEQNCSSVSVTRDITVTEGLSGWVISAVSLSEASA, from the exons atggacggacggatgaaCAAACATTTTGGTATGCAgcaggtggtgatggaggtgtggCTGGTTGTTGCCATCCTCTATCTTCCCACTCTCACGCAATGCAGCCCACT GTTTGTAATGTCGGCTCCTAACCCGCTGAGGGTGGGCGCCCCAGAGAAGGTGTTTGTGGAGGCACAGGATTACGCTGGAGGTGCTTTTGACATCACAGTCAGGGTGAAAGACTTCCCATTCAAGACCAAGCTGTTGGCCGAGCAGACATTACAGCTAAGCCAGAACAACAACTATCAAGCACTGGCAGAAATCACA ATCCCGATGGGAGATGGTGTCTTCGATGACGACAGAGGCGTAAACCAGTATATGTATCTGATAGCCCAGTTTCCAGGGAAGGTGATGGAGAGAGTGGTGCTGGTGTCTTTCCAGTCCGGATACATCTTTGTACAGACTGACAAGACCATATACACACCATCCAGCACTG TTCGCTATAGAATCTACAGCCTGGATGTCTCCATGAAACCTTCAGAAGAGCCAGTAACTGTGGATGTAGTG GATGCGGAAGGGGCAGTAGTAAGCCGGGAGGATTTGACCCCACACAAGGGTGTCTGCTCAGGAGATTACAAACTTCAAGCCTTCGGCAG CACTGGGACATGGACAATTGTGACTAGATTCAAAAGTACACCACAGAATAACTTCACTTACAACTTTGAGGTGAAGAACTATG TCCTGCCCCAAGTGGAGATTATGCTGTCACTTCAGAAGTCCCATTTCTACATCGACGATGAGGAACTCATGGTGAATATCACTGCCAG GTACTTGAACGGGATGGAGGTGACTGGTGCTGCCTTCATTGAGTTTTCATTGCAACATCTGGAGACAGACCACAGGAGTGTAGCAGTAGCAACTCAGAGAGTGAAG ATCAATGGAGGCATGGGACATGCAGCAATGACAAGACAGCACCTCCTACAGGTGTCTCCTGGTACTGATGGCATACAGCATCTCACTGGAGCACTCATACATGTCAATGTGACCGTGGTTAGCCAAACAG GCTATGAAACAGCACATGCTAACAGTGGCATTCAAATTGTCACATCTCCTTACACCCTTCACTTCAAGAAGACACATACATACTTCAAGCCAGGATTACTATTTGATGTCATG CTGTTGGTGCGCAATGTGGATGGTTCCCCAGCGGAGGGCGTCCAGATGCAACTCTCAAACAGGAAGTCATCAGATGACATCACAGGCACTACAGGAAGTAATGGACTGGTGAAGCTAACGGTCAACACCGACATTGCAGACTCCTCACTGGCCATTACT GCTACAACAAAGGACCCCGATCTCATTGATGAGCGTCAGGCGAGGCAGAGCATGACAGCGTTCCCGTACGAGTCCACGACCGGCTCCAAGAACTACCTACACATCGGCATCAGTGATACTGAGCTCATGCTTGGAGACCAGGTCAAGGTTGACCTGATCGTCAAACGAAGCCCTGGAGTAGAGAACCAAGACCTCACTTACCTT atccTGAGCAAAGGTCATCTCCTGCAGGCAGAGAGGATAAAGTCACAGGGCCAGTCTGTGGTGTCCTTGAGCCTAACAGTGACCAAGGACATGGCCCCCTCCTTCCGCATCGTGGCCTACTACCATGTGGGATCCTCTGAGGTGGTGTCAGACTCAGTCTGGGTGGACGTCAAGGATACATGCATTGGGAAG CTGGTAGTGAAACAATCTGGACCAGGTGAAGTGTACTTTCAAACGCGCCTGGAGATCACTGGAGACCCAGGGGCCAAAGTGGGACTAGTGGCTGTGGACAAGGGCGTCTACATCCTCAACAACAAGCACAGACTCAGCCAGACCAAG ATCTGGGATGTCATTGAGAGACAGGACACTGGCTGCACGGCTGGCAGTGGTGAAAACAGTATGGAGGTTTTCTACGACGCTGGGCTACTATTTGAGACCAGTACCGCGGGAGGAACCAACTCACGAACAG GCTATCGCTGCCCCTCTCATCAAAGAAGACAACGCTCTCTTGAAG ATGATGACAAAGATGCAGTAATAGACATCTTGGATGACGTAATTCCGCGATCACACTTCCAGGAAAGCTTCTTTTGGAGCATGGAGCAGCTGCCAATATGTGCCTATGGTGAACAAAACTG TAGCAGTGTGTCTGTGACTAGGGACATCACCGTGACTGAGGGCCTCTCCGGCTGGGTCATCTCAGCAGTCAGTCTCTCAGAGGCAAGTG CATGA